A single region of the Chitinophaga niabensis genome encodes:
- a CDS encoding BtrH N-terminal domain-containing protein, which yields MTAFHHVQTAHCESGVVSNLFRHYGLKISEPMAFGIGAGIFFGHLPFVKVNGVPGTTYRIWPGAIFSRVCKRLGVKMESHKFSNPAKAQQALEDVIAKGIPVGMQSSVYYLTYFPASYRFHFNAHNLVVFGKEGDDYLVSDPVMDTVTKIDPKSLEQARFAKGFPAPQGKMYYPVSVPQTVDFAGPIKAGIKQACYFMLKVPMPQFGIKGIRYLAKRVKQYPEKQGERRAALYLGNIIRMQEEIGTGGAGFRFMYAAFLQEAGTLLKNEELITIGKDLTLVGDLWRNFAFAAGRVCKARVVDNSPYNELGDMLLHIADEEEKIFRRLSKVKL from the coding sequence ATGACAGCGTTCCATCACGTACAAACAGCTCATTGCGAAAGCGGCGTAGTTTCTAATTTGTTCCGCCATTATGGTTTGAAGATCAGCGAGCCCATGGCATTCGGCATCGGCGCAGGGATCTTCTTCGGCCACCTGCCCTTTGTGAAAGTGAACGGCGTACCCGGCACCACTTACCGCATCTGGCCGGGGGCTATTTTTTCCAGGGTTTGCAAACGCCTTGGCGTAAAAATGGAATCACATAAATTCAGCAACCCCGCAAAAGCACAACAGGCGCTGGAGGATGTGATCGCCAAAGGCATACCTGTAGGTATGCAATCCAGTGTGTATTACCTGACCTATTTCCCTGCTTCTTACCGTTTCCACTTTAATGCACATAACCTGGTAGTGTTCGGGAAAGAAGGAGATGATTATCTCGTGAGCGATCCTGTAATGGACACTGTAACGAAAATAGATCCCAAAAGCCTTGAGCAGGCGCGTTTTGCAAAAGGTTTCCCCGCACCGCAAGGCAAAATGTACTACCCGGTGAGCGTACCGCAAACCGTTGATTTTGCCGGTCCCATCAAAGCAGGCATCAAACAGGCCTGTTATTTTATGCTCAAGGTGCCCATGCCGCAGTTCGGTATTAAAGGCATCCGCTACCTCGCCAAACGTGTAAAACAATATCCTGAAAAACAGGGCGAAAGACGTGCAGCATTGTACCTCGGCAATATCATCCGCATGCAGGAAGAAATTGGTACCGGCGGTGCAGGGTTCCGTTTCATGTATGCCGCCTTCTTACAGGAAGCCGGTACTTTACTGAAGAATGAAGAGCTGATCACTATCGGAAAAGACCTTACACTGGTAGGCGACCTCTGGCGCAACTTTGCATTTGCTGCCGGCCGCGTGTGTAAAGCCCGTGTAGTGGATAACAGTCCATATAATGAACTGGGGGATATGCTGCTGCATATTGCAGACGAGGAAGAAAAGATCTTCCGCCGTTTATCAAAAGTGAAGTTATGA
- a CDS encoding beta-ketoacyl-ACP synthase III: protein MKEVYITRLSKFLPNEPVGNDEMESILGMVDGKPSRARTMILGNNKIKTRYYALDKQGKTTHSNAEMTAEAVRNLFDEKFPINKLQLLACGTTSPDQLLPNHAAMVHGILKCQPVELIAATGACAAGMQAFKYAFMSIKCGNTSNAVSTGSEKFSSWMLSQKFEPETENLKSLAENPIIAFEKDFLRWMLSDGASAALFQDKPNEEGLSLRVDWVEIASYANELETCMYAGAIKNGDGSTKGWTDMTPEEWAANSVFSFKQDTRLLGKNIVPSGSQMWKDLVEKYNINIDEITYFLPHLSSEYFRFKIDEEIARLGVHIPQEKWFTNLTRVGNVGTASPYFMLEELLNQDLLKKGDKIVMMVPESARFSYAYAHITVV from the coding sequence ATGAAAGAAGTATATATTACGAGGCTCTCCAAATTTTTGCCGAACGAGCCAGTAGGGAATGATGAAATGGAAAGCATCCTCGGAATGGTGGACGGAAAGCCGTCCCGGGCCAGGACGATGATCTTGGGAAATAACAAGATCAAAACGCGCTACTATGCATTGGATAAACAAGGAAAAACAACCCATTCCAATGCAGAGATGACTGCTGAAGCAGTACGGAACCTGTTTGATGAAAAGTTTCCGATCAACAAGCTGCAACTGTTAGCTTGTGGTACTACCTCTCCTGATCAATTATTGCCTAACCATGCCGCCATGGTACATGGTATACTGAAATGCCAGCCCGTGGAGCTGATCGCCGCAACCGGCGCCTGCGCTGCAGGGATGCAGGCTTTCAAGTATGCGTTCATGTCTATTAAATGCGGAAATACCAGCAATGCCGTAAGTACCGGCTCCGAAAAATTCTCCAGCTGGATGCTGTCGCAGAAATTTGAACCGGAAACCGAAAACCTGAAAAGCCTTGCTGAGAACCCGATCATCGCTTTCGAAAAAGACTTTTTAAGATGGATGCTCTCCGATGGCGCCAGTGCAGCCCTCTTCCAGGATAAACCCAATGAAGAAGGCCTCTCGCTCCGCGTGGATTGGGTAGAGATCGCATCATATGCCAACGAGCTGGAAACCTGCATGTATGCCGGTGCCATTAAGAACGGTGACGGTTCTACGAAAGGTTGGACGGATATGACCCCGGAAGAGTGGGCTGCCAACAGTGTATTCTCTTTTAAACAGGATACCCGCCTGCTCGGCAAAAACATTGTTCCTTCCGGATCGCAGATGTGGAAAGACCTGGTGGAGAAATACAATATCAATATTGATGAGATCACTTATTTCCTGCCACATCTTTCTTCTGAATATTTCCGCTTTAAGATAGATGAAGAGATCGCCAGGCTGGGTGTACACATCCCGCAGGAAAAATGGTTCACCAACCTCACACGCGTAGGAAATGTTGGAACAGCTTCCCCTTATTTTATGCTGGAAGAACTGCTCAACCAGGACCTGTTGAAGAAAGGAGATAAGATTGTGATGATGGTGCCCGAGAGCGCAAGGTTCTCTTACGCATACGCACACATCACCGTAGTATAG
- the guaA gene encoding glutamine-hydrolyzing GMP synthase — MTEKILILDFGSQYTQLIARSIRELNVYCEIQPCTKPITWEDSIKGIILSGSPFSVNDPQAPVVDIAAMGEKVPVLGVCYGAQLMAKVFGGEVAKSSTREYGRAFMEHNDKEEPLLYDISSKSQVWMSHADTIKRLPEAFTPIAHTENIPVAAFKSFTLAKHPLFGLQFHPEVTHSLEGKQIYRNFLIHICGIKQDWTPAAFVQETVARIKEQVGDKKVVMALSGGVDSTVAAELIHKAIGSNLYCVFVDNGLLRKDEYATVLDSYKHMGLNVKGVNAKDLFYGQLSGVKDPEEKRKIIGRLFIEVFQQESNELKDIAFLGQGTIYPDVIESVSVNGPSATIKSHHNVGGLPEKMKMGLVEPLRFLFKDEVRRVGKEIGISDIFLARHPFPGPGLAIRILGDITPEKVNMLQEADAIYIENLKESGLYNQVWQAGTILLPVQSVGVMGDERTYEFCVALRAVTSTDGMTADWAHLPYEFLAKVSNDIINKVKGINRVVYDISSKPPATIEWE, encoded by the coding sequence ATGACAGAAAAGATCTTGATCCTCGATTTCGGTTCCCAATACACTCAATTGATTGCAAGAAGCATACGGGAACTGAATGTTTATTGTGAAATACAACCATGTACGAAGCCCATTACCTGGGAAGACAGTATTAAAGGTATCATTCTCTCCGGCTCACCATTTTCCGTGAACGACCCGCAGGCGCCTGTAGTTGATATTGCCGCCATGGGCGAAAAAGTACCGGTTTTAGGTGTTTGCTATGGCGCACAGCTGATGGCCAAAGTATTTGGCGGAGAAGTAGCTAAAAGCAGTACCCGTGAATATGGCCGTGCTTTTATGGAGCACAATGACAAAGAGGAACCATTATTATATGACATTTCTTCCAAGAGCCAGGTTTGGATGAGCCATGCAGACACTATTAAACGTCTCCCTGAAGCCTTCACACCTATTGCTCATACTGAAAATATACCCGTAGCGGCTTTCAAGAGCTTCACCCTCGCCAAACATCCCCTTTTCGGTTTGCAGTTCCACCCGGAAGTAACCCATTCCCTGGAAGGCAAACAGATCTACCGCAACTTCCTGATCCATATCTGCGGTATTAAGCAGGACTGGACACCGGCAGCTTTTGTACAGGAAACCGTAGCCCGCATCAAGGAACAGGTGGGCGACAAAAAAGTGGTGATGGCCCTGAGCGGCGGCGTGGATTCAACAGTAGCAGCAGAACTCATTCACAAAGCTATCGGCAGCAACCTGTATTGCGTATTTGTAGATAATGGTCTTTTACGCAAAGACGAGTATGCAACCGTGCTGGACTCCTATAAACATATGGGACTCAATGTAAAGGGAGTAAATGCCAAGGACCTGTTCTATGGCCAGCTGAGCGGTGTAAAAGATCCCGAAGAAAAACGCAAGATCATTGGCCGCCTCTTTATTGAGGTATTCCAGCAGGAATCCAATGAGTTAAAAGATATTGCCTTCCTGGGGCAGGGTACCATTTATCCGGACGTGATCGAATCCGTTTCCGTGAATGGCCCTTCCGCAACCATTAAATCGCACCACAACGTGGGTGGCCTTCCGGAGAAAATGAAAATGGGCCTTGTTGAACCCCTGCGTTTCCTTTTCAAAGATGAGGTGCGCCGCGTGGGTAAAGAGATCGGCATCAGCGATATTTTCCTGGCCCGCCATCCTTTCCCCGGTCCCGGACTGGCTATCCGCATCCTGGGTGATATCACTCCTGAAAAAGTGAATATGCTGCAGGAAGCAGATGCTATTTATATTGAAAACCTGAAAGAATCCGGCCTGTACAACCAGGTTTGGCAAGCAGGTACCATCCTGTTACCCGTTCAGAGTGTGGGTGTTATGGGAGATGAAAGGACCTACGAGTTCTGTGTTGCCCTCCGCGCGGTAACTTCTACAGATGGTATGACGGCAGACTGGGCTCACCTTCCCTACGAGTTCCTCGCCAAAGTTTCCAACGACATTATTAATAAAGTGAAAGGCATTAACCGGGTGGTGTACGACATCAGCTCCAAACCTCCGGCAACGATAGAATGGGAGTAG
- a CDS encoding ABC transporter permease gives MLRLIATIRKEWLLLLRDKAGLALLFAMPVILITVMALIQDAPFKDYQEVKFDILTVDNDHGRLGRYIREGLGSSGQFNVIDSLNNQPVSETTAKTLIGEGHYKISIVIPKGSTAEIVSNANKIVNDISKRMGIPAQLPVKAIASDSLAVQLYFDPAAKKAFKSAIRQALDNFLTQVQTDLLLERIQMQLKSKDSTATDTFPAIKLKAVGLQETNLGKHQEIDVISNSVQHNVPAWSIFAMFFIVIPIAGNMIREREDGSLVRMKLIPGNYLSILSGKLLFFVGVCVIQFYLMIAVGIYGMPLLDLPALQLGVNHLAGFITALSISITATAYGILIGTLFKTPNQALNFGAISIVILSAIGGIWIPLEIMPEKIQTIGRLSPLSWGLDAINDVYLRNGDTRFILPDITRLLACGLVMLGIAAWVEQKRIS, from the coding sequence ATGTTAAGGCTCATTGCAACAATACGAAAAGAATGGCTGCTGCTCCTGAGGGATAAAGCGGGACTGGCACTGCTATTTGCGATGCCGGTTATCCTCATTACCGTAATGGCGCTCATACAGGATGCTCCATTTAAAGATTACCAGGAAGTGAAGTTCGATATCCTCACCGTGGATAACGATCATGGCAGGCTGGGCCGTTATATCAGGGAAGGATTGGGCAGCAGCGGGCAATTCAATGTAATAGATTCATTAAATAACCAGCCTGTTAGTGAAACAACCGCTAAAACATTAATAGGAGAAGGGCATTATAAGATCAGCATCGTTATCCCCAAAGGCAGCACGGCAGAGATTGTGAGCAATGCCAACAAGATCGTGAACGACATCTCCAAAAGGATGGGCATTCCGGCACAGCTGCCGGTAAAGGCCATCGCCTCAGATTCACTGGCTGTACAACTCTACTTCGACCCTGCAGCAAAAAAAGCATTCAAAAGCGCTATCCGCCAGGCCCTGGATAATTTCCTCACACAGGTTCAAACAGACCTGCTGCTGGAACGCATCCAGATGCAGTTGAAGAGTAAGGACAGTACCGCAACAGATACCTTCCCTGCCATCAAACTGAAAGCAGTAGGCTTGCAGGAAACCAACCTGGGCAAACACCAGGAGATAGATGTGATCTCCAATTCCGTACAACACAATGTACCGGCATGGAGCATCTTTGCCATGTTCTTCATTGTGATCCCCATTGCAGGTAACATGATCCGCGAAAGGGAAGACGGCAGCCTGGTAAGGATGAAGCTCATTCCCGGCAATTACCTCTCCATCCTTTCCGGCAAGCTCCTGTTCTTTGTGGGGGTATGTGTAATACAATTCTACCTGATGATTGCAGTGGGTATTTATGGGATGCCGCTGCTGGACCTCCCCGCATTGCAACTGGGCGTGAACCATCTGGCAGGATTCATAACAGCTTTAAGTATCAGCATTACAGCTACGGCATACGGCATCCTGATCGGTACGTTATTTAAAACACCCAACCAGGCACTGAACTTTGGCGCTATTTCCATTGTGATCCTGAGCGCCATCGGCGGCATCTGGATCCCCCTGGAGATCATGCCGGAGAAGATCCAGACCATAGGCAGGTTATCTCCCCTGAGCTGGGGGCTGGATGCAATAAATGATGTGTATCTGAGGAATGGAGATACAAGGTTCATCCTGCCGGATATTACCCGTTTACTGGCCTGTGGCTTAGTGATGCTGGGCATTGCGGCATGGGTGGAACAGAAACGGATCAGTTAA
- a CDS encoding beta-ketoacyl-[acyl-carrier-protein] synthase family protein codes for MAERVFITGVGMISAIGNNVQENLRHLRGQKSGLGYTRHIDTIHKDVLPVGEVAADTPTLATMAGVQDTPGYTRTTLLGLVAIQEALQSAGIKDARELPTAFINASTVGGMCDTEKVYFDILDPNKEGDFLKYIDTLDCADCTQRIADAVGIDEYVTTISTACSSSANALMYGARLIQQGLVQRAICGGTEALTRFTMNGFNSLKNIDKQFCRPFDQQRNGLNLGEGAAYLVLESESLVKERKAGILAELSGWNNTNEAFHPTAPSPEGDGAYEAMKNALKMSGRSTADVQYVNVHGTATLNNDISEGIALERLFGTAMPKFSSTKAFTGHTLAAAGAIEAIFGVLAIREALIFPNLHFSQKMEELNITPETQLLENYPVKNVISNSFGFGGNNASLVISKYEG; via the coding sequence ATGGCAGAACGTGTGTTTATAACCGGTGTAGGTATGATCTCTGCTATTGGCAACAATGTGCAGGAAAATCTCCGTCATTTGCGTGGGCAGAAGAGTGGATTGGGATATACCCGTCATATCGATACCATTCATAAAGATGTACTGCCTGTTGGAGAAGTAGCGGCAGACACGCCAACATTGGCCACTATGGCCGGCGTACAGGATACTCCTGGTTATACCCGTACCACCCTCTTAGGATTGGTAGCCATACAGGAAGCCCTGCAATCTGCCGGTATAAAGGATGCGCGGGAATTGCCCACCGCCTTTATCAATGCCTCCACTGTAGGCGGCATGTGTGATACGGAGAAAGTATATTTCGATATCCTGGACCCCAACAAAGAAGGAGACTTCCTCAAATACATTGATACACTGGATTGTGCAGATTGCACACAACGCATTGCAGATGCTGTTGGTATCGATGAATATGTAACCACTATCAGCACAGCCTGTTCTTCTTCTGCCAACGCACTGATGTATGGCGCACGCCTCATTCAGCAGGGACTGGTACAACGTGCCATCTGTGGTGGTACGGAAGCGCTCACCCGTTTCACCATGAACGGTTTCAATTCCCTCAAGAACATCGATAAGCAATTCTGCCGCCCTTTTGATCAGCAGCGTAACGGGCTGAACCTGGGAGAGGGCGCGGCTTACCTTGTGCTGGAAAGTGAATCGCTGGTGAAAGAGCGTAAGGCAGGGATACTCGCAGAACTGAGCGGCTGGAATAATACCAACGAAGCTTTTCATCCCACAGCCCCTTCTCCTGAAGGAGATGGTGCATATGAAGCCATGAAAAATGCTTTGAAGATGAGCGGCAGAAGTACGGCAGATGTACAATATGTGAATGTACATGGCACCGCTACTTTAAACAACGATATCTCAGAAGGGATTGCACTGGAACGCTTATTTGGCACAGCGATGCCGAAATTCAGTTCCACCAAAGCATTCACCGGGCATACCTTAGCTGCCGCAGGCGCTATAGAAGCCATTTTTGGCGTACTTGCCATCAGGGAAGCGTTGATCTTTCCGAATCTTCATTTCTCCCAAAAGATGGAAGAACTGAACATTACACCCGAAACACAATTGCTGGAAAACTATCCCGTGAAGAACGTGATCTCCAATTCATTTGGTTTTGGTGGAAATAATGCATCACTCGTGATCAGTAAATATGAAGGGTAA
- a CDS encoding phosphopantetheine-binding protein — protein MGGTETDQLTRNKHFLNTGKTINFTPLERRHERETYNIMEALKLKLKQQIIEALNLQDTRPEDIDDNAALFGEGLGLDSIDSLELMVLLERQYKIKVEDPREGRKILQSVQSMAEFIQSKQPA, from the coding sequence ATGGGTGGAACAGAAACGGATCAGTTAACAAGGAATAAACATTTTCTTAACACAGGTAAAACAATTAATTTTACTCCCTTGGAAAGGCGCCACGAGCGTGAAACCTACAACATTATGGAAGCGTTAAAACTGAAATTGAAACAGCAGATCATTGAAGCTCTGAACCTGCAGGACACCCGCCCTGAAGATATTGACGACAATGCTGCATTGTTCGGCGAAGGATTGGGACTGGATAGTATCGATTCACTGGAATTGATGGTATTACTGGAAAGACAATACAAGATCAAAGTGGAAGATCCCCGCGAAGGGCGCAAAATTTTGCAGTCCGTACAAAGCATGGCTGAGTTCATCCAGAGCAAACAACCAGCTTAA
- a CDS encoding head GIN domain-containing protein: MLTNLKYFALMLLLTPAFVSCDEVRGSGNVSKEEHDLSKFSVLEASGSMDIYITKGNTSHATIEAEDNILPLIELIEENGRLEVRFKRNVRVNTRKKVKVFLTTAQLESASLSGSGDLEIESHFETPVPVHLSLSGSGNLNASFSTPELNIDLAGSGNLKIKGETRDLKLNLAGSGDAHLEELMTETADLDIAGSGDVDLHASRTLKANIVGSGDVNYKGNPTVTVNKIGSGSVKKQ, translated from the coding sequence ATGCTTACGAATTTAAAATATTTTGCATTAATGCTTCTTTTGACGCCTGCTTTTGTGTCCTGCGATGAAGTGCGTGGCAGCGGTAACGTTAGTAAGGAAGAACATGATCTTAGTAAATTCTCTGTTTTAGAGGCGTCCGGCTCCATGGATATATATATTACTAAAGGAAATACTTCCCATGCTACTATTGAGGCGGAAGATAACATCCTCCCCCTCATAGAGCTGATAGAGGAAAATGGCCGCCTGGAAGTGCGTTTCAAAAGGAATGTGCGTGTAAATACCCGCAAAAAAGTGAAGGTTTTCCTCACAACAGCCCAACTGGAGTCCGCCAGCCTTTCCGGTTCCGGGGACCTGGAAATTGAGAGCCATTTCGAAACACCTGTTCCCGTACACCTGAGCCTTTCCGGCAGCGGTAACCTGAATGCCAGCTTCAGCACGCCGGAATTGAACATCGACCTGGCCGGGTCCGGTAACCTAAAGATAAAAGGAGAGACCCGTGATCTGAAACTGAACCTGGCCGGAAGCGGAGATGCACACCTGGAAGAACTGATGACGGAAACTGCTGATCTGGACATTGCCGGCAGCGGAGATGTGGACCTCCATGCCAGCCGTACCCTGAAAGCCAATATTGTAGGTTCCGGAGATGTTAATTATAAAGGAAATCCTACCGTAACGGTGAATAAGATCGGTTCCGGCTCTGTGAAGAAGCAATAA
- a CDS encoding ABC transporter substrate-binding protein, whose product MILIQACSVLRKAPAKTDGPPPVLNKPKTEEKKPEEKKPDVKAPFNVPAFAKEVKRSSYNVAIFAPMYLDSVFANSLDIPGRTMPRYVLPGLEFYEGAQLALDSLSRQGLRLNVLVFDNKARQADVAALIRNRQLDAVDLIIGAVSTPELKQLSDFAKQKEINLVSATYPNAAGISDNPFLLIGSSTLKSHVEAIHDYAQKGFANKNILIVRRGTAFEADIATQIKNAYEKMNYDKKARIREVVWSETTTDLQLTQYLLTDRPNLLIVTALDELGAKTILRKLATQKATYPMHIFGMPTWDVMKFKEPEFAGITMYYSSPYYNDKTDIYSKYVIDHFKNVYKSRPSDMAFKGFELTYYFVKLLAQDGVYFNKDINKPGNRMFTSYNFQPVYAKEGDEVPAYFENKNIYIIQKGDSADFKMNSAL is encoded by the coding sequence TTGATACTGATACAAGCCTGTAGCGTCCTCCGGAAGGCTCCGGCAAAAACTGACGGTCCGCCGCCGGTATTGAACAAGCCTAAAACGGAGGAAAAGAAACCCGAAGAAAAAAAGCCGGACGTAAAAGCGCCTTTTAATGTACCCGCGTTTGCAAAAGAAGTGAAACGCAGCAGTTACAATGTGGCCATTTTTGCCCCGATGTACCTGGATTCTGTGTTTGCCAACAGCCTGGATATCCCCGGCCGCACCATGCCAAGGTATGTGCTGCCCGGGCTGGAATTCTACGAAGGTGCGCAACTGGCATTGGACTCCCTGAGCAGGCAGGGATTGCGCCTGAATGTACTGGTGTTTGATAATAAAGCCCGCCAGGCAGATGTAGCTGCCCTGATCCGTAACCGCCAGCTGGATGCCGTAGATCTGATCATCGGTGCAGTGAGCACACCGGAACTGAAACAACTGAGCGATTTTGCCAAACAAAAAGAGATCAACCTCGTTTCCGCTACTTACCCGAATGCTGCCGGCATCTCCGATAATCCTTTCCTGCTCATCGGCAGCAGCACCCTGAAGTCTCATGTGGAAGCCATCCATGATTATGCACAGAAAGGATTTGCCAATAAGAACATCCTTATTGTAAGAAGAGGTACTGCCTTTGAAGCCGATATTGCCACGCAGATCAAGAATGCTTACGAGAAGATGAACTATGATAAGAAAGCAAGGATAAGGGAAGTGGTATGGAGTGAAACCACCACGGACCTGCAACTCACACAATACCTGCTGACGGACCGCCCTAATCTCCTGATCGTAACAGCATTGGATGAATTGGGTGCAAAGACCATCCTCCGGAAATTAGCCACACAAAAAGCCACTTACCCGATGCATATTTTCGGGATGCCTACCTGGGATGTGATGAAGTTCAAGGAGCCTGAATTTGCTGGTATCACCATGTATTATTCTTCTCCTTATTACAACGATAAAACAGATATCTACAGCAAGTATGTAATAGACCATTTTAAGAATGTTTACAAATCACGCCCCTCAGACATGGCTTTTAAAGGTTTTGAACTGACGTACTACTTTGTAAAACTACTCGCACAGGATGGCGTTTACTTCAACAAGGATATCAATAAACCAGGCAACCGGATGTTCACTTCCTACAATTTCCAACCCGTGTATGCGAAAGAAGGAGATGAAGTGCCGGCTTACTTCGAGAATAAAAATATTTACATTATCCAAAAGGGAGACAGTGCTGACTTCAAGATGAATTCAGCTTTGTAA
- a CDS encoding ABC transporter ATP-binding protein, which produces MTSIAVKDLHKTYAGALTPSLEGLSFSFPEGKIVGLLGPNGAGKTTTISILCGLVKAGSGSVKIFDITQDASRREAIKRLIGIVPQQIALFPQLTAKENLCYFGNLYGFKGKALKQKVDQHLEIFGLEKAADKEVGKFSGGMKRRTNIIAAILHEPRLLILDEPTAGVDVQSRSMILQFLKEYNQKGNSVVYTSHLLDEAQQICEDVAIIDEGKLVVQGNPMDLIRQHPECRNLEDVFLHYTGHAVRD; this is translated from the coding sequence ATGACCAGCATAGCCGTAAAGGACCTGCATAAAACTTACGCAGGAGCGTTAACGCCCAGCCTGGAAGGGCTGAGCTTCTCATTCCCGGAAGGAAAGATCGTAGGTTTGCTGGGCCCCAACGGCGCCGGTAAAACCACTACCATCTCTATTTTATGCGGCCTGGTAAAAGCGGGCAGCGGCAGTGTAAAGATCTTTGATATCACGCAGGACGCATCCCGCCGTGAAGCCATCAAACGGCTCATTGGCATTGTGCCGCAGCAGATAGCATTGTTCCCGCAGCTCACGGCAAAAGAGAACCTCTGCTACTTCGGTAACCTCTATGGTTTTAAAGGCAAAGCCCTGAAGCAGAAAGTAGATCAGCACCTGGAAATATTCGGACTGGAAAAAGCCGCAGATAAAGAAGTGGGCAAGTTTTCCGGTGGTATGAAAAGGCGCACCAATATCATCGCCGCTATTTTGCACGAACCCCGCCTGCTCATCCTGGATGAACCAACAGCAGGAGTGGATGTGCAGTCACGCAGCATGATCCTTCAATTCTTAAAAGAATATAATCAGAAAGGGAACAGTGTAGTTTATACTTCCCATTTACTGGACGAAGCACAGCAGATCTGTGAAGACGTAGCCATTATTGATGAAGGAAAGCTGGTGGTACAGGGCAATCCGATGGACCTGATCCGGCAGCATCCTGAATGCAGGAACCTCGAAGATGTGTTTTTACATTATACAGGACACGCAGTTAGAGATTAA
- a CDS encoding beta-ketoacyl synthase chain length factor, with the protein MKGKYYIQASAAISPQESFSGPFVPQLPELSEKNLLRIKEPDYSGFIPPNSLRRMSRVLKMGLVAALQCLRNGGVNMPGAIITGTGKGSLQDTERFLKNITEYAETALNPTPFIQSTYNSVNGLIALQQKYMQYNNTFVHRGFSFEHALLDSMMQLNEGNTDVVLAGAFEEISDEHFYIKSRIGYWKEALTQPAELLTSGTPGTIAGEGAAFFLLGNQPGNNPQACIEGIKMLYKPTEEKLHAALETFLRQHNLEPSDIDLLITGQNGDTNHDHYYHNLVVQYFPATHSLPFKTLCGEYDTASAFALWIATRVIKEQGLKKVLIYNHFYGDQHTFLLLSK; encoded by the coding sequence ATGAAGGGTAAATATTACATACAGGCCAGCGCCGCCATCTCTCCACAGGAGAGCTTTTCCGGCCCTTTCGTTCCACAGCTTCCCGAGCTGTCGGAGAAGAACCTGTTGCGTATAAAGGAACCTGATTACAGCGGTTTCATCCCCCCTAATAGTTTACGCCGTATGAGCCGTGTGCTCAAAATGGGCCTGGTAGCAGCACTGCAATGTTTACGCAACGGCGGAGTGAACATGCCGGGCGCTATTATCACCGGTACAGGTAAAGGCAGTTTGCAGGATACAGAACGTTTCCTCAAGAACATTACAGAGTATGCGGAAACTGCGCTCAATCCCACACCCTTCATCCAGTCTACCTATAATTCTGTGAACGGCCTCATTGCCCTGCAACAGAAATATATGCAATACAACAACACCTTCGTTCACCGCGGTTTTTCTTTTGAGCATGCCCTGCTGGATAGCATGATGCAGCTCAACGAAGGTAATACAGACGTAGTGCTGGCGGGTGCTTTCGAAGAGATCTCCGATGAGCATTTCTATATCAAAAGCCGCATCGGTTACTGGAAAGAAGCCCTCACACAACCCGCGGAATTATTGACCAGTGGTACGCCAGGCACCATTGCCGGAGAAGGAGCTGCTTTCTTCCTGTTAGGCAACCAACCCGGGAACAACCCCCAGGCCTGTATTGAAGGCATTAAGATGTTGTATAAACCCACGGAAGAAAAATTGCATGCCGCACTGGAAACATTCCTCAGGCAGCACAATCTTGAACCTTCAGATATTGATCTGCTCATCACCGGCCAGAACGGCGATACCAATCATGATCACTATTACCACAACTTAGTGGTGCAATATTTTCCTGCTACTCATTCCCTTCCTTTTAAAACCTTATGCGGAGAATATGATACGGCTTCTGCCTTTGCGCTGTGGATCGCTACGCGCGTGATAAAGGAGCAGGGTTTGAAGAAAGTGCTCATCTATAATCATTTCTACGGAGACCAGCATACTTTCCTCCTGCTGAGTAAGTGA